A part of Setaria viridis chromosome 8, Setaria_viridis_v4.0, whole genome shotgun sequence genomic DNA contains:
- the LOC117866860 gene encoding cysteine-rich receptor-like protein kinase 10 isoform X1, which translates to MIVILLLTLGFTPIAAEPWQICGDAAMNYTTNSTYHGNLELLSTKLTHNATTSPYHYATASAGAAPDTVYGLALCRGDVNATACGACVATASLGAQQLCPYRADATVFYPTCRLRFSGKNFLHPDDYSQIVDGVVNTMNTTDTTNTAPALPDWDSGNAESVAGITEIVRELLQETARQAAYSSGARMFATGRMDVGGGFPTLYSMAQCVPALTHRDCSSCLQVISFMATDNFAGRRGGRLLALWCNLRYDTDHFYDGDPTVTVVSPVKEVVPPAVLAVTRRKHKRGMIKVVLPLLASIIGLIISFIFIKRRRIKGNGSQDKHTKMNVKEDEAIVWGLEGRSSEFMIYDFPQVLEATANFSAENKLGQGGFGPVYKGRFPDGLEIAVKRLASHSGQGFTQFKNEVQLIAKLQHTNLVRLLGCCSQEEEKILIYEYLPNKSLDLFIFDETRRPLLYWNRRLAIIEGIAQGLLYLHKHSRLRVIHRDLKASNILLDHEMNPKISDFGLAKIYSTNDTEVNTERIVGTYGYMAPEYASEGLFSIKSDVFSFGVLTLEIVSGKRSSSLHRCGDFINLLGHAWQLWKDERWLQIVDVSLDIECHTLEIMRCINAALLCVQENAADRPTMSDVVAMLRSEGMTLTEPKHPAYFHIRVTEEEDISIVTEPSSVNDMTMSALRGR; encoded by the exons ATgatcgtcatcctcctcctcactcTCGGCTTCACGCCAATCGCCGCCGAGCCCTGGCAAATCTGCGGCGACGCGGCCATGAACTACACGACCAACAGCACCTACCATGGCAACCTCGAGCTCCTATCCACCAAGCTCACCCACAACGCCACCACAAGTCCGTACCACTACGccacggcctccgccggcgccgccccggaCACCGTTTACGGCCTCGCGCTCTGCCGCGGCGACGTGAACGCCACCGCCTGCGGCGCCTGCGTCGCCACCGCATCCCTGGGCGCGCAGCAGCTGTGCCCCTACCGCGCCGACGCCACCGTCTTCTACCCGACCTGCCGCCTCCGCTTCTCCGGCAAGAACTTCCTCCACCCCGACGACTACTCCCAGATCGTCGACGGCGTCGTCAACACCATGAACACCACGGACACCACCAACACGGCGCCCGCGCTACCCGATTGGGATTCTGGCAACGCCGAGAGCGTCGCCGGCATCACCGAGATCGTCAGGGAGCTGCTGCAGGAGACGGCGAGGCAGGCGGCGTACAGCTCCGGGGCGAGGATGTTCGCCACCGGCCGCATGGATGTCGGCGGAGGCTTTCCAACGCTCTACTCCATGGCGCAGTGCGTGCCGGCGCTGACGCACAGGGACTGCTCGTCCTGCCTTCAGGTCATCAGCTTCATGGCCACCGACAACTTTGCAGGTAGGCGAGGAGGACGGCTTCTTGCTCTCTGGTGTAACTTGAGGTACGACACGGATCATTTCTATGACGGCGATCCCACGGTGACAGTCGTATCACCAGTGAAGGAGGTTGTGCCGCCGGCGGTGCTTGCCGTGACCAGACGGAAACACAAGA GGGGCATGATCAAAGTTGTTCTTCCTCTACTTGCATCGATTATTGGCTTGATCATTTCCTTCATATTCATAAAACGAAGGCGCATAAAAG GTAATGGGTCTCAGGATAAGCATACTAAGATGAATGTGAAGGAAGATGAAGCCATAGTTTGGGGGCTTGAAGGAAGGAGTTCAGAATTCATGATTTATGACTTTCCTCAAGTATTGGAGGCTACAGCTAACTTTTCAGCAGAAAATAAACTTGGGCAAGGTGGCTTTGGTCCTGTATACAAG GGTCGGTTTCCTGATGGGTTGGAGATAGCCGTCAAGAGGCTTGCTTCACATTCAGGTCAAGGTTTCACACAGTTTAAAAATGAAGTACAACTTATAGCCAAGCTGCAGCACACTAATCTAGTTAGGCTCTTGGGATGCTGTTCTCAGGAAGAGGAGAAGATATTAATCTACGAATATTTGCCAAATAAAAGCCTCGACTTATTTATTTTTG ATGAAACAAGAAGACCTTTATTGTATTGGAATAGACGCCTAGCAATAATAGAAGGGATAGCACAAGGACTTTTGTATTTGCATAAGCACTCTCGGTTACGTGTCATCCATAGAGATCTTAAAGCAAGTAATATTCTCCTGGATCATGAAATGAATCctaaaatttcagattttgggCTCGCAAAAATATATAGCACAAATGATACAGAAGTAAACACGGAAAGAATTGTCGGGACATA TGGATATATGGCTCCTGAGTACGCATCAGAAGGCCTCTTTTCAATCAAATCTGATGTGTTCAGCTTCGGTGTGCTAACTCTTGAAATAGTTAGTGGAAAAAGATCATCAAGTCTTCATCGATGTGGAGACTTCATCAACCTTCTTGGGCAT GCATGGCAGTTGTGGAAAGATGAAAGATGGCTTCAAATCGTGGATGTGTCATTAGATATTGAGTGTCATACATTAGAGATAATGCGATGTATCAATGCTGCATTGCTGTGTGTGCAAGAGAATGCAGCTGATCGACCCACCATGTCAGATGTGGTTGCGATGCTTAGAAGTGAGGGTATGACCCTGACCGAGCCTAAGCACCCCGCATATTTCCACATAAGggtgacagaggaggaggatatCTCAATAGTCACTGAGCCATCTAGTGTTAATGATATGACAATGTCTGCTTTACGTGGCAGATAG
- the LOC117866860 gene encoding cysteine-rich receptor-like protein kinase 6 isoform X2 gives MIVILLLTLGFTPIAAEPWQICGDAAMNYTTNSTYHGNLELLSTKLTHNATTSPYHYATASAGAAPDTVYGLALCRGDVNATACGACVATASLGAQQLCPYRADATVFYPTCRLRFSGKNFLHPDDYSQIVDGVVNTMNTTDTTNTAPALPDWDSGNAESVAGITEIVRELLQETARQAAYSSGARMFATGRMDVGGGFPTLYSMAQCVPALTHRDCSSCLQVISFMATDNFAGRRGGRLLALWCNLRYDTDHFYDGDPTVTVVSPVKEVVPPAVLAVTRRKHKSNGSQDKHTKMNVKEDEAIVWGLEGRSSEFMIYDFPQVLEATANFSAENKLGQGGFGPVYKGRFPDGLEIAVKRLASHSGQGFTQFKNEVQLIAKLQHTNLVRLLGCCSQEEEKILIYEYLPNKSLDLFIFDETRRPLLYWNRRLAIIEGIAQGLLYLHKHSRLRVIHRDLKASNILLDHEMNPKISDFGLAKIYSTNDTEVNTERIVGTYGYMAPEYASEGLFSIKSDVFSFGVLTLEIVSGKRSSSLHRCGDFINLLGHAWQLWKDERWLQIVDVSLDIECHTLEIMRCINAALLCVQENAADRPTMSDVVAMLRSEGMTLTEPKHPAYFHIRVTEEEDISIVTEPSSVNDMTMSALRGR, from the exons ATgatcgtcatcctcctcctcactcTCGGCTTCACGCCAATCGCCGCCGAGCCCTGGCAAATCTGCGGCGACGCGGCCATGAACTACACGACCAACAGCACCTACCATGGCAACCTCGAGCTCCTATCCACCAAGCTCACCCACAACGCCACCACAAGTCCGTACCACTACGccacggcctccgccggcgccgccccggaCACCGTTTACGGCCTCGCGCTCTGCCGCGGCGACGTGAACGCCACCGCCTGCGGCGCCTGCGTCGCCACCGCATCCCTGGGCGCGCAGCAGCTGTGCCCCTACCGCGCCGACGCCACCGTCTTCTACCCGACCTGCCGCCTCCGCTTCTCCGGCAAGAACTTCCTCCACCCCGACGACTACTCCCAGATCGTCGACGGCGTCGTCAACACCATGAACACCACGGACACCACCAACACGGCGCCCGCGCTACCCGATTGGGATTCTGGCAACGCCGAGAGCGTCGCCGGCATCACCGAGATCGTCAGGGAGCTGCTGCAGGAGACGGCGAGGCAGGCGGCGTACAGCTCCGGGGCGAGGATGTTCGCCACCGGCCGCATGGATGTCGGCGGAGGCTTTCCAACGCTCTACTCCATGGCGCAGTGCGTGCCGGCGCTGACGCACAGGGACTGCTCGTCCTGCCTTCAGGTCATCAGCTTCATGGCCACCGACAACTTTGCAGGTAGGCGAGGAGGACGGCTTCTTGCTCTCTGGTGTAACTTGAGGTACGACACGGATCATTTCTATGACGGCGATCCCACGGTGACAGTCGTATCACCAGTGAAGGAGGTTGTGCCGCCGGCGGTGCTTGCCGTGACCAGACGGAAACACAAGA GTAATGGGTCTCAGGATAAGCATACTAAGATGAATGTGAAGGAAGATGAAGCCATAGTTTGGGGGCTTGAAGGAAGGAGTTCAGAATTCATGATTTATGACTTTCCTCAAGTATTGGAGGCTACAGCTAACTTTTCAGCAGAAAATAAACTTGGGCAAGGTGGCTTTGGTCCTGTATACAAG GGTCGGTTTCCTGATGGGTTGGAGATAGCCGTCAAGAGGCTTGCTTCACATTCAGGTCAAGGTTTCACACAGTTTAAAAATGAAGTACAACTTATAGCCAAGCTGCAGCACACTAATCTAGTTAGGCTCTTGGGATGCTGTTCTCAGGAAGAGGAGAAGATATTAATCTACGAATATTTGCCAAATAAAAGCCTCGACTTATTTATTTTTG ATGAAACAAGAAGACCTTTATTGTATTGGAATAGACGCCTAGCAATAATAGAAGGGATAGCACAAGGACTTTTGTATTTGCATAAGCACTCTCGGTTACGTGTCATCCATAGAGATCTTAAAGCAAGTAATATTCTCCTGGATCATGAAATGAATCctaaaatttcagattttgggCTCGCAAAAATATATAGCACAAATGATACAGAAGTAAACACGGAAAGAATTGTCGGGACATA TGGATATATGGCTCCTGAGTACGCATCAGAAGGCCTCTTTTCAATCAAATCTGATGTGTTCAGCTTCGGTGTGCTAACTCTTGAAATAGTTAGTGGAAAAAGATCATCAAGTCTTCATCGATGTGGAGACTTCATCAACCTTCTTGGGCAT GCATGGCAGTTGTGGAAAGATGAAAGATGGCTTCAAATCGTGGATGTGTCATTAGATATTGAGTGTCATACATTAGAGATAATGCGATGTATCAATGCTGCATTGCTGTGTGTGCAAGAGAATGCAGCTGATCGACCCACCATGTCAGATGTGGTTGCGATGCTTAGAAGTGAGGGTATGACCCTGACCGAGCCTAAGCACCCCGCATATTTCCACATAAGggtgacagaggaggaggatatCTCAATAGTCACTGAGCCATCTAGTGTTAATGATATGACAATGTCTGCTTTACGTGGCAGATAG